The DNA segment CGAGGGTGGCCTGGACCAGCGGGATGATCATGGCGAGCGTGATCTCGAGCGATGACCGGCTCATGTGCTTGGCGTGCATGAGGGTGCCGACCAGCAGAGTGCGCAGGGTCGTCATGAGGCGCCTGCGAGCGGCACGCTCACGATCGCCACATAGGCGTCCTCCAGCGTGGGCTCCCGGCTGTTGACCCGGCCCAGCCGCACGCCGGTCAGCTCGCGGAGCACGTCGCCCTGCACATCCACGCCGGCGTCCGACTGCACGGTCAGCAGTTGCAGGGCGCCGCGTTCCTCCAGGACGGTCTCGCGGACGCCGGGCAGCCCCCGTAGAGCGGTGATCGCGGTGTCCGGGACGCCGTACGCCTCGACCTCCACGACCCGCCGCCCGTCTGCCCGGCGCCGCAGCTCGGCGGGGGTGCCGAGCGCCTGGATCCGGCCGTCGGCGATCACCGCGATCCGGTCGCAGAGCTCGTCCGCCTCGGCCATGTAGTGCGTGGTCAGCAGGACCGTGGTGCCGGCCGCGGCGAGCCCGCCGACGGTCCGCCGCAGCTCCCGGGCGGCGACCGGATCCACCCCGATCGACGGCTCGTCGAGGAAGAGCACCTCCGGGTCGTGCAGCAGGCCGCGGGCGATGTGCAGCCGCTGGCGCATGCCCCGGGAGTAGCCCTCGACACGTTCCCGCTCCCGGCCGGTGAGCCCGACCAGCTCCAGCAGCTCGCCGATCCGGCGCTTCTGGTCGCGCGCGGCGACGCCGTAGAGCTCGGCGAAGTACCGCAGGTTGTCCAGCGCGGACAGCCGGTCGTAGAGCCCTCGGTCGCCGCCGAAGACGTACCCGATCCGGCGCCGCACCTCGCGGGTCTGCCGTACCACGTCGAAACCGCAGATCCGGGCCGTTCCGGCGGTCGGGATCAGCAGCGTGTTGAGCATCTTGATGGTGGTCGTCTTGCCGGCGCCGTTCGGTCCGAGGAGGCCGAAGAGCTCGCCACGGCGGACCGTCAGGTCGACCCCGCGGACCGCCTCGACGGTCTCCTTCCGGGGCCGCAGCCAGCCGGTCCGGGTGCGGTAGGTGCGCCGCAGGCCCTCCGCCTCGATGGCGTATTCACGTCTCACGCTTTCCACACGCAGAGCTTGGGACGATCCGGCCGTTCAGGAAACGAATTCGGTCCTCGCCGAATCCTCGCCGATCAGCGTGACCAGCGCGGTCCCGGCGGGTTCGAGGGCGTAGAGGACCCGCCGGCCGGCCCGGCGGCGCTGCACCACCCCGGCGGCGAGCAGCGCGGCGAGGTGCTCGGAGACCGTGCTCGGCGCCAGCCCGAGCGAGCGCGACAGCGCTGTCGTGGTGGCCGGGACGACCAGGGCGCGCAGCACCGCGGCCCGGCCCCGGCCGACCAGGACGGCCAGCCGGTCGGTCGCCTCCGGAGTGCCCGCCACGCCCGGCGCCGGGCCCTCGGCGAGCACCGCGGCGCCGCGCGACTGATAGGTCACCATCATCACGTCGGGGTGATCGGTGGAGCAGCTCAGCGCGCCGCGCGAGAAGATCAGCGGAACCAGCAGCAGGCGCTTGTCGAACGCCTCGAACGAGTGCTCGATCGACTTGACCAGGGTGAGGACCGGCGGCTCCCAGAGGATGCGGTCGTGCAGCCGGGCCAGCAGGGCGTCCGGGCCGTCGGCGGCGAGCGCGCGAGCCCGGAGCAG comes from the Actinoplanes sp. OR16 genome and includes:
- a CDS encoding ABC transporter ATP-binding protein, with product MRREYAIEAEGLRRTYRTRTGWLRPRKETVEAVRGVDLTVRRGELFGLLGPNGAGKTTTIKMLNTLLIPTAGTARICGFDVVRQTREVRRRIGYVFGGDRGLYDRLSALDNLRYFAELYGVAARDQKRRIGELLELVGLTGRERERVEGYSRGMRQRLHIARGLLHDPEVLFLDEPSIGVDPVAARELRRTVGGLAAAGTTVLLTTHYMAEADELCDRIAVIADGRIQALGTPAELRRRADGRRVVEVEAYGVPDTAITALRGLPGVRETVLEERGALQLLTVQSDAGVDVQGDVLRELTGVRLGRVNSREPTLEDAYVAIVSVPLAGAS
- a CDS encoding helix-turn-helix transcriptional regulator, whose amino-acid sequence is MIRIELDEPTLARTRIAISPLADLVCGLFLLHRHAEVPWPYQQWAVNARRILRTDPAVRPVSLYFEVPASMPDFLDPIPLTSAPTIADQLEQLRGTPPEVVEEQLAQFYVGGELLEVFRPFRDDRVNALNRLADGLAAYWDAAIAPYWPAMRSALDEEVLLRARALAADGPDALLARLHDRILWEPPVLTLVKSIEHSFEAFDKRLLLVPLIFSRGALSCSTDHPDVMMVTYQSRGAAVLAEGPAPGVAGTPEATDRLAVLVGRGRAAVLRALVVPATTTALSRSLGLAPSTVSEHLAALLAAGVVQRRRAGRRVLYALEPAGTALVTLIGEDSARTEFVS